In Diaphorobacter ruginosibacter, the genomic stretch CATCGCAGTTGGCGTGGTTCCAGCACACGGGGTGGCCATCCCGTAGCAAGCAGGTTCTATGTTTTTACGCAAGCACTCTCTGTCATATATCGCTCAGGCTCAAACGCTTTACCCGACTTCCATACGCCCCAGGCTACAGGCTCACGTCTTTGGCGTTGAGGACGTAGACCCGCATGCCTGCGGCAAAGGCCAGTTGAGCCAGCAGTTGGTGGTAGATGCTGGATAGCTCAGTCCGAAAGGTTGTAGAAACATGCGTAAGCGCGGGTGCAACCAGGAAGCATGCGGCAACTTACCTTTTCCGGATGTTGATTGCTCAGTTCGAAGAGCTTTTTAGTTGCTGAAGCTCAAGTTGCTTGGCAGCGCTAGCTTCGAGATTGGCACGTTCTGCATCTAGATACCGGTAAATGCTTTGGAGGTCGGTGATCTTCTGTCTGATCTCGACCATCTTCTTTTCAATCAGTCTGGCGCCGTCAGCGCAATCGATCAGCTTGTTCCGCTGGGCATCCAGGATCTCGCCTATTTCTCCCAACGAAAACCCCATGCTTTGCGCCCGCTGGATAAAGTCCAGATCCTGCAGAGTCTGCGTTGTGTACACGCGATAGTTGTTGGTTTGCCGCAGTGGCGAGATCAGGCCGATTTGCTCGTAGTAACGCAGCGTATGACGGCTGGCACCACTTCGGGCCTCGAGTTCACCGATTTTCATGAAATAACGCTTGACTGTAGAGTTGGGTCGACACTTTACACTCGATTTTTACCTTACCAAGGAACGGGAAATGAGCGTGGAGTGCTTTGTCACTGGAGGTACCGGATTCATCGGTCAGCATTTGGTGGCGTACCTGAGTGCAAAAGGTCACACCATTCGGGTGCTGATGCGTCGCCCGGAGAGACTGGCAGCACTGCGGGAGCAAATCAACAATTTGGGAGGATGTGCGTCCCGAGTGTTTGCCGTGGCTGGCGATCTGGAACGGGACAATCTCGGGCTGAGCCTTGCTGACCGAGAAGTGCTAAGGCACGTCGGGGTCGTGTTCCATCTTGGGGCCCACTTCGCTTGGGGGCTTTCAGTGGAGCATTCTCGTGCGGTAAATGTAGAAGGGGCAAAGCGCGTGGCGCTGTTGGCTGCCGAACAGAAAAGCCGGCTAGTGATGCTTGGTGGCTACATGCTGAAAAACCAGGAGCATCTGCAACGCATCGGAATTGATCCTCGCTGTCCGGAACTGACAAATTGGCTTACCGTCTACCAGCATGTCGGGGCTTACGAGGGGAGCAAGCTCGAGGCCCATTTTGCGGTATTGGAGCTCATGTCCGCCAAGGGTGGGGAGATGACCATTGTCCACCCTGCGACGGTGTGCGGTCACAGCCGCACGGGACATATCCTTGACGGCCAGCCGTTGGTGGAACTAATACGCAACCTTGTGCAGGGAAAGCTTACAGCGGTGCCGGGTACTGCCGAGCATTGGCTGCCATTGGTCACCGTGGACCACCTGGTTGAGCTGGTGGCGGCTTGCGCTTTTGATCCTGCCATGGGGAGGCAGGAACTGCTGGCGCTTGATGACCAAACCCCCCACCTGCAAGAACTCCTGGTGCAGGTGGCGCAGC encodes the following:
- a CDS encoding MerR family transcriptional regulator, whose amino-acid sequence is MKIGELEARSGASRHTLRYYEQIGLISPLRQTNNYRVYTTQTLQDLDFIQRAQSMGFSLGEIGEILDAQRNKLIDCADGARLIEKKMVEIRQKITDLQSIYRYLDAERANLEASAAKQLELQQLKSSSN
- a CDS encoding SDR family oxidoreductase, with the translated sequence MSVECFVTGGTGFIGQHLVAYLSAKGHTIRVLMRRPERLAALREQINNLGGCASRVFAVAGDLERDNLGLSLADREVLRHVGVVFHLGAHFAWGLSVEHSRAVNVEGAKRVALLAAEQKSRLVMLGGYMLKNQEHLQRIGIDPRCPELTNWLTVYQHVGAYEGSKLEAHFAVLELMSAKGGEMTIVHPATVCGHSRTGHILDGQPLVELIRNLVQGKLTAVPGTAEHWLPLVTVDHLVELVAACAFDPAMGRQELLALDDQTPHLQELLVQVAQPLGLKAPKHHIPLRLLKLLLSIPPIARFFNTDAEALDFIQTTRFDTAAAEQFANRHGIAKPDIRQSLQHTARFVNSYCMAKAC